A part of Tiliqua scincoides isolate rTilSci1 chromosome 13, rTilSci1.hap2, whole genome shotgun sequence genomic DNA contains:
- the SDR42E2 gene encoding putative short-chain dehydrogenase/reductase family 42E member 2, with amino-acid sequence MGKQPQKPDPKQAVSTPQGPKKVSVKAVVTGGAGHVGFALGRALAKSGTSVILYDIRKPLWAVPPGVVFVQADVRHYNDLSVACEGVDCVFHAAAFGMTGSEQMKNKEIRSVNVEGTRIVIEVCKQQNVPRLIYTSSINVVFAGQTIEDGDEESLPYYPLDKQVNEYSRTKTIAEQMVLAANGSPLRGGGTLHTCALRPPGIYGPDEQRHLPRLTLNAERGLFTFRLGPTSIRMNWVHVKNLVQGHILAADALTPEKSYIAGGQAYFINDNEKVNLFEWLTPLFEKLGVRKPRICGPIFGAYLTAVLMEMLYKIMSPFVEITPLLTRHEVNFFAVTHTFKIEKARKHLGYAPKKYSFADCVDAFLKNRPRRRSFFLLKCFLAFLFLIGLIVLAFEYQEVYLYLQEMWHKYHYLIEQIPLPLR; translated from the exons ATGGGGAAGCAACCCCAGAAGCCAGACCCCAAGCAGGCCGTCAGCACTCCTCAGGGGCCGAAGAAAGTCAGTGTCAAGGCGGTGGTGACCGGAGGCGCTGGGCACGTCGGGTTTGCCCTGGGCCGTGCCCTCGCCAAGTCAGGAACCAGCGTCATCCTCTACGATATCAGGAAACCTCTCTGGGCAGTTCCTCCAGGCGTTGTCTTTGTGCAG GCGGACGTGAGACACTACAATGACCTCTCTGTGGCCTGTGAAGGAGTGGACTGTGTCTTTCACGCTGCTGCTTTTGGAATGACTGGCTCGGAGCAA ATGAAAAACAAAGAGATTCGATCAGTCAACGTGGAAGGAACCAGGATCGTCATTGAAG TCTGCAAGCAGCAGAACGTCCCTCGGCTGATCTACACCAGCAGCATCAACGTCGTATTTGCAGGGCAAACCATTGAAGATGGAGATGAGGAGAGCTTGCCATATTATCCCCTGGACAAG CAAGTGAATGAGTATTCCAGGACCAAAACCATCGCAGAGCAAATGGTGCTGGCAGCGAATGGGTCGCCCCTGAGAG GAGGTGGCACTCTGCACACTTGTGCTCTCCGCCCACCTGGCATCTACGGCCCAGACGAACAAAGGCATTTGCCCCGATTAAcg CTGAATGCAGAAAGAGGGCTGTTCACCTTCCGGCTCGGCCCTACTAGCATCAGGATGAACTGGGTTCACGTCAAGAATCTCGTCCAAGGTCACATCCTGGCTGCCGACGCTCTCACCCCCGAGAAATCCTACATCGCT GGTGGCCAGGCCTATTTTATCAACGACAATGAAAAAGTGAACCTTTTCGAATGGCTGACTCCGCTG tttgagAAATTAGGAGTCAGGAAACCCCGAATATGTGGCCCTATTTTCGGAGCTTACCTAACAG CTGTATTAATGGAAATGCTGTACAAGATAATGAGCCCATTTGTTGAAATCACACCCCTGCTCACGCGGCACGAG GTGAATTTTTTTGCTGTTACGCACACCTTCAAAATTGAGAAAGCTCGCAAGCACCTCGGCTACGCCCCAAAGAAGTACTCCTTTGCCGACTGCGTGGATGCCTTCCTGAAGAACAGACCCCGACGGAGGAGCTTCTTCCTGCTGAAATGTTTCCTGGCattcctcttcctgattggtCTGATTGTTCTGGCTTTTGAATACCAAGAGGTTTATCTATATCTCCAAGAAATGTGGCACAAATACCATTATCTTATAGAACAGATACCATTACCGTTAAGATAA
- the LOC136663918 gene encoding putative short-chain dehydrogenase/reductase family 42E member 2: MAVTSRILIVWNHCPDSGANVMDRNALLRACEGIDCLFHLASFGMSGVEALNKEKNESLNVGGTKMVIHACRERNIPWLIHCSSVNVVFCGEPIVDGNEETQSYLPPEKYLDHYSRTKSIGEQLVLVANGTPLAGRGILRTCAVRPVGIYGPEERKHVERLKNVIEKGLTNFMFGDPNAQMNWIHIENMIQALILAAEALAPEKGSISSGQAYFVHDGEKVRVNDWMSAIGQRFGCKEPWLRVPTFLVYVAAIGLGRAEKQSQSEGIALTLVAKVTTTETYDISKARRELGYRPQKFGFVDCIYSGIRKRLSEDAKLAQG; encoded by the exons ATGGCAGTGACCAGCAGAATTTTGATTGTCTGGAATCACTGCCCAGACAGTGGA GCAAATGTGATGGATCGTAATGCCCTGCTCCGTGCTTGCGAAGGGATTGACTGTCTTTTCCATTTGGCGTCCTTTGGCATGTCTGGAGTAGAAGCA TTAAACAAAGAGAAGAATGAATCTTTGAACGTCGGAGGGACCAAAATGGTCATACACG CTTGCCGTGAAAGGAACATCCCCTGGCTCATCCACTGCAGTTCAGTGAACGTGGTGTTCTGTGGGGAGCCCATTGTGGATGGAAATGAGGAAACACAGTCGTACCTTCCTCCTGAAAAG TATTTGGACCATTATTCCCGAACCAAAAGCATCGGAGAGCAGCTTGTGCTGGTGGCAAACGGAACTCCTCTTGCAG GCAGAGGCATTCTTCGCACGTGTGCCGTGAGGCCTGTAGGCATTTATGGACCAGAAGAAAGGAAGCACGTTGAGCGATTGAAG AATGTGATTGAAAAAGGCTTAACCAACTTTATGTTTGGAGATCCCAATGCTCAGATGAACTGGATTCATATTGAGAATATGATTCAAGCTCTCATCCTGGCTGCCGAGGCTCTTGCTCCTGAGAAGGGCAGTATATCT AGCGGTCAGGCGTATTTTGTACACGATGGTGAAAAAGTCCGGGTCAACGACTGGATGTCTGCCATA GGGCAAAGATTTGGGTGCAAAGAACCGTGGCTCCGGGTCCCCACTTTTCTGGTCTATGTCGCAG CAATAGGTCTGGGGAGGGCCGAGAAACAGAGCCAAAGTGAGGGCATTGCCCTCACTCTG GTGGCAAAGGTTACGACAACGGAGACCTACGACATCAGCAAGGCCCGCAGGGAGCTGGGCTACAGGCCGCAGAAGTTTGGCTTTGTGGACTGCATCTACTCCGGCATTCGCAAGAGGCTCTCGGAAGACGCGAAGCTTGCGCAGGGGTGA